A window of the Megalopta genalis isolate 19385.01 chromosome 2, iyMegGena1_principal, whole genome shotgun sequence genome harbors these coding sequences:
- the Cerk gene encoding ceramide kinase isoform X2: MMQEITDQSSRTVLLNTFVVKKKRCRVYFHRGTLIWETAKPPYRLTQRPRKILLFVNPFGGKKKGLKIWEKDVQPLMTIAGIETKMLVTERHGHARDTLLTADLSDFHAVVCIGGDGTLAEVINGLVLRTTRDMQIDANDPDVTLPSPSMPIGVIPSGSTDTIAYSLHGTTDVQTAAIHIIFGDSTGLDISSVHNDQNLLRLYASVLSYGYLGDVIRDSEKFRWMGPQRYDYSGFKKILANKGYEGEIHLLSDPCHPAMSTRCTKNCSRCLQHMHNSVPDKEISTWMTVRGKFFMVNGANLACACSRSPMGFSPHCHVGDGCVDVILVRHTSLFNNIRMLLRLSSKQKTLYDLPFVEVYRAREFTFRALPTLHMQSDNQSDTRYMKSSLSVWNCDGEVIDNSNVKIRVHCQLVNVFTRRVQEPVHERTCFC, translated from the exons GGCTCACGCAACGACCCAGGAAGATACTGCTGTTCGTTAATCCCTTCGGCGGCAAGAAGAAGGGGTTGAAGATCTGGGAGAAGGACGTGCAGCCTCTGATGACTATCGCGGGGATAGAGACGAAGATGCTGGTCACCGAGAGACACGGCCATGCCAGGGACACCCTCCTCACGGCTGACCTAAGCGACTTTCAC GCGGTGGTGTGCATCGGCGGCGACGGCACCTTGGCGGAAGTGATCAACGGGCTGGTCTTGAGGACGACCAGGGACATGCAAATAGACGCGAACGATCCGGACGTTACGCTACCGTCACCCTCGATGCCGATCGGCGTGATACCGAGCGGCAGCACGGACACGATCGCGTACAGCCTCCACGGTACGACCGACGTGCAGACCGccgcgatacatatcatttttggCGACAGCACCGGCCTCGATATCTCCTCCGTGCACAACGACCAGAACCTCCTCAGGCTGTACGCCAGCGTGCTCAGTTATGGGTATCTCGGGGACGTGATCAGGGACAGCGAGAAATTTAGGTGGATGGGTCCGCAGAGATACGACTACTCCG GGTTCAAAAAGATCCTGGCGAACAAAGGGTACGAGGGTGAGATCCACCTGCTATCGGACCCCTGCCACCCAGCGATGAGTACAAGATGCACCAAGAATTGCAGCAGGTGTTTGCAGCACATGCACAACAGCGTCCCCGACAAAGAGATATCCA CATGGATGACGGTCCGAGGCAAATTCTTCATGGTGAACGGCGCTAATCTGGCCTGCGCTTGCTCCAGGAGTCCGATGGGGTTCAGTCCCCATTGCCACGTCGGCGACGGCTGCGTCGACGTGATCCTAGTTCGTCATACTTCTCTATTTAATAACATCAGGATGTTGCTCAGGCTGTCCAGCAAACAGAAGACTTTG TACGACCTGCCGTTCGTCGAGGTGTACAGAGCGAGAGAGTTCACATTCCGGGCGCTGCCAACGTTGCACATGCAGTCCGATAACCAGAGCGACACCCGCTACATGAAGTCAAGCTTAAGCGTGTGGAACTGCGACGGCGAAGTGATCGATAACTCGAACGTGAAAATCAG GGTACACTGCCAACTAGTGAACGTGTTCACGAGACGAGTTCAAGAACCAGTTCACGAGAGGACCTGTTTCTGTTAA